One window of the Camelina sativa cultivar DH55 chromosome 1, Cs, whole genome shotgun sequence genome contains the following:
- the LOC104702834 gene encoding putative F-box/kelch-repeat protein At3g22870, which translates to MTKLTISHLPRDLLEREIFSKIPSKYVGAVRSTCKEWQTLIKSSMSFRIRNEAREEGESEMIVLKDNNICLLSFFLNGGDPYIEFKGKRICLDKDSSDSEQFMISKVFHCEGLLLCILKHGATKIVVWNPYCGQTWCIQPRFSHRVQGQDKFSYALGYYENNRNKSFKFLRFIDYVYEQFSWYEIYDFDSGLWTTLEVTPHWQINFDDLGVSLKGNTYWLARRRKSFHLFVTHIICFDFTTEKFGPLLLLPFHDKYQLPPARNFMTALSCVREEKLAALLHQNGLVEVWITTKIEAEEVSWSKFLALDVGNCRVIGICKGSFFIDEVNKVAMIFDNAWKPDTFFVIGEAGHIAYVDLGRVTCYQRCMPFVCPNYVPSLVEIKQPPRFKSSLENCRYNRNMLKLVSLEKLMKEKGDNEVIKKEITRLSSLGLQS; encoded by the coding sequence ATGACGAAGTTGACGATCTCCCATCTTCCAAGAGATCTGTTAGAGAGggaaattttctcaaaaattccATCGAAATATGTAGGAGCAGTGCGATCAACCTGTAAAGAGTGGCAAACTTTAATCAAAAGTTCTATGAGCTTCAGGATCCGTAACGAAGCTAGGGAAGAAGGGGAGTCAGAGATGATCGTGTTGAAAGACAACAATATTTGTTTACTCAGCTTTTTCTTGAATGGAGGAGATCCATATATAGAGTTTAAAGGCAAACGTATTTGCCTAGACAAGGATTCTTCAGATTCAGAACAATTCATGATATCTAAAGTGTTTCATTGCGAGGGTTTATTGTTATGCATCTTGAAACACGGTGCTACTAAGATTGTGGTTTGGAATCCGTATTGTGGGCAAACATGGTGTATCCAACCTAGGTTTTCTCACCGCGTACAAGGACAGGACAAGTTCAGTTATGCTCTCGGATACTACGAGAATAATAggaataaatcttttaaattctTGAGGTTTATAGATTATGTTTATGAGCAGTTTTCTTGGTACGAAATCTACGATTTTGACTCTGGTTTATGGACAACTCTTGAGGTCACCCCACACTGGCAGATAAATTTTGATGACCTTGGCGTTTCTCTCAAGGGAAACACTTACTGGCTTGCTAGAAGAAGGAAATCATTCCACCTTTTCGTTACTCACAtcatctgttttgattttacaactgAGAAATTTGGCCCACTTTTGCTTCTGCCGTTTCATGACAAGTATCAATTACCCCCAGCTAGGAATTTTATGACGGCGCTATCTTgtgttagagaagagaagcttgctGCCTTATTACATCAGAATGGTCTTGTTGAGGTATGGATTACGACTAAGATTGAGGCCGAAGAGGTGTCGTGGAGCAAGTTCTTGGCTTTGGATGTGGGCAACTGCCGCGTGATTGGTATTTGTAAAgggagtttcttcattgacgaggtGAACAAAGTCGCCATGATTTTTGATAACGCGTGGAAGCCCGACACGTTTTTCGTCATTGGAGAGGCTGGACACATTGCATACGTTGATCTCGGAAGAGTAACTTGCTACCAAAGATGTATGCCATTCGTGTGTCCtaattatgttccaagtttagtgGAAATCAAGCAACCTCCACGATTCAAAAGCAGTTTAGAAAACTGTCGATATAATCGAAACATGCTGAAACTTGTCTCTCTTGAAAAGCTTATGAAAGAAAAAGGAGATAACGAGGTTATCAAAAAGGAGATAACGAGGTTATCAAGTCTCGGTTTACAGAGCTGa
- the LOC104702823 gene encoding eukaryotic translation initiation factor 3 subunit C-like — MATTSRFFVKGGGESDEDESDFEQEVQAGNDLRYLADCDDSVSCGDTDTKRVIKPTEDKRFEEMTNTVGMIEHYMNINHWVCVPETFERLNKQVEKFMKVTNAVKAPRLYIKALVMMEDFSNKRSLDDDDKKSKKKMSATNSKALNSMRHKLKKNNVQYQEDITRFRMFQETKDGYEYEDEVEEQREDNVSWETLFGLDDEEITWNMVNKKFKETVAARWSKRRRARLELKTGKTHAQRLVYLTKIAKTPAQKLEILFSVISAGFDASPGGLNGYMPINVWKECVANMFAILDILVKYYNIVVDDTVEPNEKETSKPVDYGGTIRVRVNLVAVLERIETEFFKSFQFIDPHTNEYVKRLKDEPMFLVLAQNIQNYLERIGDYKGASKVALRLVESIYYKPQEVFDAMRKLADELVEEEAKEESATHSPFIVVPEIVPRKPTFAESSRAMMDTLVSFIYSNGEERTKARAMLCDIYQHALNDNFVTARDLLLMSHLQDNIQYMDISTQILFNRTMAQLGLCAFRVGMITESHSCLSELYSGHRVRELLGQGVSQSREQNKTPEQVLIERRRQMPYHMHINLDLLEAVHLTCAMLIEVPNMAENSHDANNRLFSKNIHFLLKKSEKQAFTAPPVTIRDHVIAATRALTKGGFQEAFEVLNSLDVWRVFKNRDSILDMVKARITEVALRSYLFTYSNSCYKSLSLDELAKIFDISESQVHKIVNKMMINEELHARLDQPTQCIVFNGVQHNRLQSLAFQLTDKVLILAESNESALASRTSGDMSSRKRDKSQDYAAAKSENRGMQMDGSSRMVSLNQGVLA; from the exons ATGGCGACGACTTCTCGTTTTTTCGTTAAG GGAGGAGGtgaaagtgatgaagatgagagtGATTTTGAACAAGAGGTTCAGGCCGGTAACGACCTTCGTTATCTTGCAGACTGTGATGACTCTGTATCTTGTGGTGATACGGATACTAAACGTGTGATAAAGCCAACAGAAGATAAACGTTTTGAGGAGATGACCAACACCGTAGGGATGATTGAGCattatatgaacatcaatcatTGGGTTTGCGTGCCGGAAACGTTTGAGAGACTCAACAAACAGGTTGAGAAGTTCATGAAGGTTACGAACGCTGTGAAGGCTCCGAGATTGTATATCAAAGCTCTTGTGATGATGGAAGATTTCTCTAATAAACGAagtcttgatgatgatgataagaaatcaaagaagaagatgagtgcTACTAACTCCAAGGCTTTGAACTCAATGAGACATAAGTTGAAGAAGAACAATGTGCAGTACCAAGAAGATATCACAAGGTTTAGGATGTTTCAAGAAACTAAAGACGGTTATGAGTATGAAGATGAGGTTGAGGAACAACGTGAGGATAATGTTTCTTGGGAGACGTTGTTTGGTTTAGATGATGAGGAGATAACTTGGAACATGGTTAACAAGAAGTTCAAAGAAACTGTGGCGGCTCGTtggagcaaaagaagaagagctagaCTTGAACTCAAAACTGGTAAGACTCATGCACAGAGGCTTGTGTACTTGACAAAGATCGCCAAGACTCCTGCGCAGAAACTCGAAATCTTGTTTAGCGTTATTTCAGCAGGGTTTGATGCCAGTCCAGGTGGTCTCAACGGATACATGCCTATCAATGTCTGGAAGGAATGTGTGGCTAACATGTTTGCCATACTTGACATTCTTGTCAAGTACTATAACATTGTTGTGGATGACACGGTTGAACCTAATGAAAAGGAAACTTCAAAGCCAGTAGACTATGGTGGAACTATTAGAGTCAGGGTAAATTTGGTTGCAGTCTTAGAGAGGATTGAGACCGAGTTTTTCAAGAGTTTTCAGTTCATTGATCCTCACACTAATGAGTATGTTAAAAGACTGAAGGATGAGCCTATGTTCTTGGTCCTTGCTCAGAACATCCAAAACTACTTGGAGAGAATAGGTGATTACAAAGGTGCTTCAAAGGTAGCCTTAAGACTAGTTGAGTCAATATACTACAAGCCCCAAGAAGTCTTTGATGCTATGAGGAAACTGGCTGATGAGTTGGTGGAAGAGGAAGCCAAAGAGGAAAGTGCAACTCATTCTCCATTCATTGTTGTTCCGGAGATTGTTCCTCGTAAGCCTACCTTTGCAGAGAGCAGCAGAGCTATGATGGATACTCTTGTTTCCTTTATCTACAGTAATGGAGAAGAAAGGACCAAAGCGAGAGCAATGCTATGTGATATCTATCAACATGCTTTGAATGACAACTTTGTGACTGCTAGAGACTTGTTGCTGATGAGTCATCTCCAAGATAACATTCAATACATGGACATCTCAACCCAGATTCTCTTTAACAGGACAATGGCACAACTTGGTCTTTGCGCCTTCCGTGTTGGAATGATAACTGAGTCACATAGCTGCCTCTCTGAGCTTTACTCTGGTCATAGAGTGAGGGAGTTGCTTGGCCAAGGTGTCTCACAAAGTCGAGAACAAAACAAGACACCAGAGCAGGTGCTTATAGAGAGGAGAAGACAAATGCCGTACCACATGCACATTAACCTCGACCTATTGGAGGCTGTTCATCTCACCTGTGCCATGCTAATTGAAGTCCCAAACATGGCAGAAAACTCGCATGATGCTAACAACAGATTGTTTAGCAAGAACATTCATTTCCTGCTTAAGAAAAGTGAGAAGCAAGCGTTCACTGCACCGCCTGTAACTATACGTGACCATGTCATTGCAGCCACAAGAGCCCTGACCAAAGGGGGATTCCAAGAGGCGTTTGAAGTTTTGAACTCTCTTGATGTCTGGAGAGTGTTCAAGAACCGTGACAGCATCCTAGATATGGTGAAAGCTAGGATCACTGAAGTGGCTTTAAGGAGTTACCTGTTCACATACTCGAACTCCTGCTACAAGTCTTTAAGTCTTGATGAGCTGGCCAAAATATTTGACATCTCTGAGTCACAGGTCCACAAGATTGTGAACAAGATGATGATAAACGAGGAGCTTCATGCAAGATTGGACCAACCAACTCAATGCATCGTCTTCAATGGAGTGCAACACAACAGACTACAATCCTTGGCGTTTCAGTTAACCGATAAAGTCTTGATTCTAGCAGAAAGCAACGAAAGTGCATTAGCGTCTAGAACTAGTGGTGATATGAGCTCAAGGAAAAGAGACAAGAGTCAGGACTATGCAGCAGCAAAATCAGAAAACAGAGGTATGCAAATGGATGGCTCAAGCCGTATGGTGAGTCTTAACCAAGGTGTTCTTGCGTAA
- the LOC104787833 gene encoding peptidyl-prolyl cis-trans isomerase CYP19-1-like, which produces MTQSSVDARLEALEKSHDKVIADTNRRLSIIENDLDCLTETVLGYNCTCPATVGALRATAVGNSTQYISPYHYVVSPYHYVVSPHQQMAASVNSNPKVFFEFTVGGRPAGRIVMELYADTTPVTAENFRVLCTGERGIGKTYGKPLHYKGTTIDGIRPRFMWTGGNIVGSSTAAGDSIYGGVFRNENYIKRHDRPGVLSMAVGDPHTNACQFQIVLEKFPLLDGVHVVFGQVIEGFDVIRSIEDEVFKTFDNIPSKPVVIADCGQLSQRSI; this is translated from the coding sequence ATGACGCAAAGCAGTGTTGATGCACGCCTTGAAGCACTTGAGAAGAGTCATGATAAAGTGATTGCTGACACAAATCGTCGTTTATCCATCATTGAAAATGATCTAGATTGCTTGACTGAGACGGTGTTAGGGTATAATTGCACATGTCCAGCGACGGTCGGGGCATTGAGAGCAACTGCTGTAGGAAATAGCACACAATACATCTCTCCTTATCACTACGTCGTCTCCCCTTATCACTACGTCGTCTCCCCTCATCAGCAAATGGCGGCTTCGGTTAACTCTAACCCTAAGGTTTTCTTCGAATTCACCGTCGGCGGCAGACCAGCTGGTCGGATCGTGATGGAGCTCTACGCTGACACGACGCCAGTAACGGCGGAGAACTTCAGGGTACTCTGTACCGGAGAGAGAGGCATAGGAAAGACTTATGGTAAGCCACTCCACTACAAGGGAACAACCATCGACGGTATTAGACCACGTTTCATGTGGACTGGTGGAAATATCGTTGGCTCGTCCACAGCGGCAGGCGATTCGATTTACGGAGGTGTATTCAGGAACGAGAACTACATCAAGAGGCACGACCGTCCTGGTGTCCTCTCCATGGCCGTCGGTGATCCACACACCAACGCATGTCAATTCCAGATTGTCTTGGAAAAGTTCCCGCTTCTCGATGGTGTGCACGTCGTGTTCGGCCAAGTTATTGAAGGATTCGACGTCATCAGGAGCATTGAAGACGAGGTGTTCAAAACTTTTGACAACATTCCTTCCAAGCCTGTGGTTATCGCAGACTGCGGTCAGCTTTCACAGAGATCCATTTGA
- the LOC104787858 gene encoding stem-specific protein TSJT1 isoform X1: MLAIFDKNVAKTPEALQGQPGGSVCALKDGFLPNHFSSVYPGAVTINLGSSGFIACSLEKQNPLLPRLFAVVDDMFCVFQGHIENVPFLKQQYGLTKTATEVTIVIEAYRTLRDRGPYSADQVVRDFHGKFAFMLFDCSTKNVFLAGDADGSVPLFWGTDAEGHLVLADDVETVKKGCGKSFAPFPKGCFFTSSGGLRSYEHPLNELKPVPRVDSSGEVCGVTFKVDSEAKKEGVPRVGSVQNWSQQI, translated from the exons atgctgGCGATCTTTGATAAGAACGTGGCGAAAACTCCTGAGGCTCTACAGGGTCAACCGGGTGGATCTGTTTGTGCTCTTAAAGATGGGTTCTTGCCGAACCATTTCTCCTCTGTCTATCCTGGCGCTGTCACCATCAATCTCGGATCTTCTGGTTTCATCGCTTGCTCCCTCGAGAAACAGAACCCTCTCCTTCCCAG aTTGTTTGCTGTGGTGGATGATATGTTCTGCGTCTTCCAAGGACATATAGAGAACGTGCCATTTCTTAAGCAACAATATGGACTAACCAAAACAGCCACTGAGGTCACCATTGTGATTGAAGCCTACAGAACTCTCAGAGACCGTGGTCCGTATTCAGCCGACCAAGTTGTTAGAGATTTTCATGGGAAATTCGCGTTTATGCTCTTTGACTGTTCCACAAAAAATGTGTTCCTTGCTGGG GATGCAGATGGGAGTGTTCCTCTTTTCTGGGGGACCGATGCTGAAGGCCATCTCGTTCTTGCTGATGATGTTGAGACTGTGAAGAAGGGTTGTGGTAAATCTTTTGCGCCATTCCCTAAAG GATGTTTCTTTACCTCATCTGGAGGCTTGAGGAGTTATGAGCATCCACTAAATGAGTTAAAGCCGGTACCAAGGGTTGACAGTTCGGGTGAGGTTTGCGGTGTAACTTTTAAAGTGGATTCTGAGGCCAAGAAAGAAGGCGTGCCTAGGGTCGGAAGTGTCCAGAATTGGTCTCAACAAATCTGA
- the LOC104787849 gene encoding meiotic recombination protein DMC1 homolog: MTNQVIADPGGGMFISDPKKPAGGHVLAHAATIRLSFRKGKGEQRVCKVFDAPNLPEAEAIFQITSGGIADAKD, from the exons ATGACCAACCAAG TCATAGCCGACCCAGGCGGTGGGATGTTCATATCAGATCCAAAAAAGCCAGCAGGTGGACATGTTCTAGCTCACGCAGCCACAATCAGGCTCTCGTTCAGGAAAGGCAAAGGAGAACAACGTGTCTGCAAAGTCTTCGATGCTCCAAATCTCCCTGAAGCTGAAGCC ATTTTCCAGATTACTTCAGGAGGCATTGCAGATGCGAAGGATTAG
- the LOC109124719 gene encoding transmembrane emp24 domain-containing protein p24beta3 → MERRQAKIHVFVLIGLILLNSINQISSLSVTVNDEECVQEYVLYEGDTVSGNFVVVDHDIFWGSDHPGLDFTVTSPAGNIVQTLKGTSGDKFEFKAPRSGMYKFCFHNPYSTPETVSFYIHVGHIPNEHDLAKDEHLDPVNVKIAELREALESVVAEQKYLKARDTRHRHTNESTRKRVIFYTVGEYMFLAAASGLQVLYIRKLFSKSVAYNRV, encoded by the exons atggagaGAAGACAAGCGAAGATCCATGTATTTGTACTGATCGGTCTGATACTATTGAATTCGATCAATCAAATCTCATCTCTCTCTGTAACGGTGAATGACGAAGAATGTGTCCAAGAGTACGTTCTTTACGAAGGCGACACTGTTTCTGGAAACTTCGTCGTCGTTGATCATGATATCTTCTGGGGTTCAGATCATCCTGGTTTGGATTTCACG GTGACGTCTCCAGCTGGGAACATTGTACAAACATTGAAGGGAACATCTGGAGATAAGTTTGAGTTTAAGGCACCAAGAAGTGGGAtgtacaaattttgtttccacAACCCTTACTCTACTCCTGAAACTGTCTCCTTTTACATTCATGTTGGTCATATTCCCAATGAGCATGACCTAGCCAAAGACG AACATTTGGACCCGGTAAATGTTAAGATAGCTGAGCTTAGAGAGGCTTTGGAATCTGTTGTTGCTGAGCAGAAGTATTTGAAAGCACGTGACACTCGTCACCGTCATA caAATGAGAGCACGAGAAAGCGTGTGATATTCTACACAGTAGGAGAGTACATGTTCCTTGCAGCAGCAAGTGGACTTCAGGTTCTCTACATCCGCAAGCTCTTCAGCAAGTCGGTCGCATACAACAGAGTTTGA